The Streptomyces achromogenes genome window below encodes:
- a CDS encoding PH domain-containing protein yields MALFGNAHPIDPAQAQQDYARLLGQGEQVQAAFLLIRDTILFTDRRLILVDKQGITGKKTEYHSIPYRSITHFAVETAGTFDLDAELKIWVSGSSMPIEKTFTKGVDIYEVQAILTQFVAR; encoded by the coding sequence ATGGCACTCTTCGGCAACGCGCACCCCATCGACCCCGCACAGGCCCAGCAGGACTACGCGCGACTGCTGGGGCAGGGAGAGCAGGTGCAGGCCGCGTTCCTGCTGATCCGCGACACCATCCTGTTCACGGACCGCCGTCTGATCCTCGTCGACAAGCAGGGCATCACCGGCAAGAAGACGGAGTACCACTCCATCCCGTACCGCAGCATCACCCACTTCGCCGTGGAGACCGCCGGCACCTTCGACCTCGACGCCGAGCTGAAGATCTGGGTCTCCGGCTCGTCCATGCCGATCGAGAAGACCTTCACCAAGGGCGTCGACATCTACGAAGTCCAGGCGATCCTCACGCAGTTCGTGGCCAGATAG
- a CDS encoding pectate lyase family protein — translation MAAASHRRSLRSRRVLVVTAAAVAAGVGAGVVVMNANASPVDLYHQTLAAKDGWAASGAGTTGGAKADAAHTFTVSTRAQLVKALGSASDTAPRIIKVKGTIDANTDDSGKKLTCASYASGTGYSLSAYLKAYDPSSYGRSKLPSGTQEKARAAAQSKQAKNIVFKVPTNTSVVGVPGTAAGISGGMLQIQNVDNVIVRNLNFSATEDCFPQWDPTDGSTGNWNSNYDSVTLRGATHVWADHNTFTDAPHLDSVNPKYYGREFQIHDGSLDITKSSDLVTVSRNQFTNHDKTMLIGSSDSEPAGKLRVSIHHNVWKGIVQRAPLARVGQVHIYNNLYDVTPLNGYTTQYSINSRAKAQVVAENNYWKLPSGGKVSKLLSGDGTGAVKGSGNLVNGTVTDVVAAYNAASSKDLKTTVNWTPTLTAGLETSAKNLPTSLATTTGAGVLK, via the coding sequence GTGGCAGCTGCCTCCCACCGCAGGTCCCTCCGCTCGCGCCGCGTCCTCGTCGTCACCGCCGCCGCGGTGGCCGCCGGCGTCGGCGCCGGTGTCGTCGTGATGAACGCGAACGCCTCGCCCGTCGACCTGTACCACCAGACGCTCGCGGCCAAGGACGGCTGGGCCGCCTCGGGCGCGGGCACCACCGGCGGCGCCAAGGCCGACGCCGCGCACACCTTCACCGTCTCCACCCGCGCACAGCTGGTGAAGGCGCTGGGCTCGGCGTCCGACACCGCCCCCCGGATCATCAAGGTCAAGGGCACGATCGACGCCAACACCGACGACTCGGGCAAGAAGCTGACCTGTGCGAGCTACGCGTCCGGCACGGGGTACTCGCTCTCGGCGTACCTGAAGGCGTACGACCCCTCGTCCTACGGCAGGTCGAAGCTGCCCTCCGGCACCCAGGAGAAAGCCCGCGCCGCCGCCCAGTCCAAGCAGGCGAAGAACATCGTCTTCAAGGTGCCCACGAACACGAGCGTGGTCGGCGTGCCGGGCACGGCGGCCGGGATATCCGGCGGCATGCTCCAGATCCAGAACGTGGACAACGTCATCGTCCGCAACCTGAACTTCTCCGCCACCGAGGACTGCTTCCCGCAGTGGGACCCGACCGACGGTTCCACCGGCAACTGGAACTCCAACTACGACTCCGTCACCCTGCGCGGCGCCACCCACGTCTGGGCCGACCACAACACGTTCACCGACGCGCCCCACCTGGACAGCGTCAACCCGAAGTACTACGGCCGCGAGTTCCAGATCCACGACGGCTCCCTCGACATCACCAAGAGCTCCGACCTGGTGACCGTCTCGCGCAACCAGTTCACCAACCACGACAAGACCATGCTGATCGGCAGCAGCGACAGCGAGCCGGCCGGCAAGCTGCGCGTCTCGATCCACCACAACGTGTGGAAGGGCATCGTCCAGCGCGCCCCGCTGGCCCGCGTCGGCCAGGTGCACATCTACAACAACCTCTACGACGTGACGCCCCTCAACGGCTACACGACGCAGTACAGCATCAACTCCCGCGCGAAGGCGCAGGTCGTCGCGGAGAACAACTACTGGAAGCTGCCGTCCGGCGGCAAGGTCTCCAAGCTCCTCAGCGGTGACGGCACCGGCGCGGTCAAGGGCTCCGGCAACCTCGTCAACGGCACGGTGACCGACGTCGTCGCCGCCTATAACGCCGCGTCCTCGAAGGACCTCAAGACGACGGTCAACTGGACCCCGACCCTGACGGCGGGCCTGGAGACGTCGGCGAAGAACCTGCCGACCTCCCTGGCGACCACGACGGGCGCGGGCGTCCTGAAGTAA
- the metG gene encoding methionine--tRNA ligase, with protein sequence MARHLITSALPYINGIKHLGNMVGSMLPADVYARYLRQRGHDVLYICATDEHGTPAELAAKAQGIPVADFCAQAHDAQKAVYDGFALAFDYFGRSSSPQNAEITQHFARRLNENGFIEERAIRQVYSPADGRFLPDRYVEGTCPHCGYDKARGDQCENCTRVLDPTDLIDPRSAISGSTDLEVRETKHLFLLQSKLQHEVEEWVSRHEADWPQLASSIARKWLTEGLHDRAITRDLDWGVPVPADTWPELAAEGKVFYVWFDAPIEYIAATKEWSDAAPAGETRDWKSWWYEVDGGENPVRYTEFMAKDNVPFHTVMFPATELGVREPWKKVDYVKAFNWLTYYGGKFSTSQKRGVFTDQALDVLPADYWRYFLIANAPESDDSSFTWEHFTATVNKDLADTLGNFVNRVLSFSKKRFGDEVPAGNAPGEAEAKLGEQIAELLGEYESQMEALQFRKAAAALRALWSAGNSYLEEKAPWLEIKTDKDGAALTLRTAMNLIHLYAVVSEPFIPATAKIMREAFSLADDTATWVTADEARTLASVPAGTPFTVPPVLFAKLQDEDLAAYKERFGGTEE encoded by the coding sequence ATGGCTCGACACCTCATCACCAGCGCCCTTCCGTACATCAACGGAATCAAGCACCTGGGCAACATGGTGGGGTCCATGCTCCCGGCGGACGTGTACGCCCGGTACCTCCGCCAGCGCGGCCACGACGTCCTCTACATCTGCGCGACGGACGAGCACGGCACCCCCGCCGAGCTGGCCGCCAAGGCGCAGGGCATTCCCGTGGCCGACTTCTGCGCGCAGGCGCACGACGCCCAGAAGGCCGTCTACGACGGCTTCGCGCTGGCCTTCGACTACTTCGGCCGCAGCTCCTCCCCGCAGAACGCCGAGATCACCCAGCACTTCGCCCGCCGCCTCAACGAGAACGGCTTCATCGAAGAGCGGGCGATCCGCCAGGTGTACAGCCCGGCCGACGGCCGCTTCCTCCCGGACCGGTATGTCGAGGGAACCTGCCCGCACTGCGGCTACGACAAGGCCCGTGGCGACCAGTGCGAGAACTGCACCCGGGTCCTGGACCCGACGGACCTGATCGACCCGCGCTCGGCGATCTCCGGCTCCACGGACCTAGAGGTCCGTGAGACGAAGCACCTGTTCCTCCTCCAGTCCAAGCTGCAGCACGAGGTCGAGGAGTGGGTCTCCCGCCACGAGGCGGACTGGCCCCAGCTGGCCTCCTCCATCGCCCGCAAGTGGCTGACCGAGGGCCTGCACGACCGCGCCATCACCCGCGACCTGGACTGGGGCGTGCCGGTCCCGGCCGACACATGGCCGGAGCTGGCCGCCGAGGGCAAGGTCTTCTACGTCTGGTTCGACGCCCCGATCGAGTACATCGCCGCGACGAAGGAGTGGTCGGACGCGGCCCCCGCCGGTGAGACCCGCGACTGGAAGTCGTGGTGGTACGAGGTCGACGGCGGCGAGAACCCGGTCCGTTACACGGAGTTCATGGCCAAGGACAACGTCCCGTTCCACACGGTGATGTTCCCGGCCACCGAGCTGGGCGTGCGCGAGCCGTGGAAGAAGGTCGACTACGTCAAGGCCTTCAACTGGCTGACGTACTACGGCGGCAAGTTCTCCACGTCCCAGAAGCGCGGCGTCTTCACCGACCAGGCGCTCGACGTCCTCCCGGCCGACTACTGGCGCTACTTCCTGATCGCCAACGCCCCCGAGTCGGACGACTCCTCCTTCACCTGGGAGCACTTCACGGCCACGGTGAACAAGGACCTCGCCGACACCCTGGGCAACTTCGTCAACCGCGTCCTGTCCTTCTCGAAGAAGCGCTTCGGCGACGAGGTCCCGGCGGGCAACGCGCCCGGCGAGGCGGAGGCGAAGCTCGGGGAGCAGATCGCCGAGCTGCTCGGCGAGTACGAGTCGCAGATGGAGGCGCTCCAGTTCCGCAAGGCGGCCGCCGCGCTGCGCGCGCTGTGGTCGGCGGGCAACTCCTACCTGGAGGAGAAGGCCCCGTGGCTGGAGATCAAGACGGACAAGGACGGCGCGGCCCTCACTCTGCGCACGGCGATGAACCTGATCCACCTCTACGCCGTGGTCTCCGAGCCGTTCATCCCGGCGACGGCGAAGATCATGCGTGAGGCCTTCTCCCTCGCCGACGACACGGCGACCTGGGTGACGGCCGACGAGGCCCGCACCCTCGCCTCCGTCCCCGCCGGCACCCCCTTCACCGTCCCGCCGGTCCTGTTCGCCAAGCTCCAGGACGAGGACCTGGCGGCGTACAAGGAGCGCTTCGGCGGCACCGAGGAGTGA